One Aegilops tauschii subsp. strangulata cultivar AL8/78 chromosome 7, Aet v6.0, whole genome shotgun sequence genomic window carries:
- the LOC109743912 gene encoding large ribosomal subunit protein eL43z produces MTKRTKKAGIVGKYGTRYGASLRKQIKKMEVSQHSKYFCEFCGKFAVKRKAVGIWGCKDCGKVKAGGAYTMNTASAVTVRSTIRRLREQTEA; encoded by the exons ATG ACGAAGCGCACCAAGAAGGCTGGTATTGTCGGCAAATATG GTACCCGTTATGGTGCCAGTTTGCGTAAGCAGATCAAGAAGATGGAGGTGTCTCAGCACTCCAAGTACTTCTGTGAGTTCTGTGGGAAG TTTGCTGTGAAGAGGAAAGCAGTTGGAATTTGGGGATGCAAGGACTGTGGGAAGGTGAAGGCTGGCGGTGCTTACACTATGAA CACTGCCAGTGCGGTCACTGTCAGGAGCACTATCCGTCGTTTGAGGGAGCAGACTGAAGCATAA